The following proteins are encoded in a genomic region of Planctomycetaceae bacterium:
- a CDS encoding cadherin-like domain-containing protein has translation MTHTYASGDIGRTFDILVTATDGTGDHFSNDLIVASAFLTGEGLYRYAGSDGSFSQFFSGAELTNAYAVVIGPDGLLYAAGHGSDNVVRYNAATGAFVDTFVAAGSGGLDRAAGLAFGADGNLYVSSQFTDEVLKYDGTTGTFLGTFVTAGSGGVDAPTALQFRSDGYLYVSSYNTDAILRYDADTGAFVDTFVATASGGLNGPGDFAFGPDGNLYVSGTNSVIKRFDGSTGAFIDDFVAVGSGGLGESIGLEFGPDGNLYVSNFTQDEILVFDGSTGTLIGDYVSTGTGGLDGPTSLVFAPNHQVAVISPAPVLDLDANDSAASGLDFAASWTEGAGAVSIVDSDATLDDPDSSNLSSLTVTITNQLDGIAEVLAVNTSGTSITAIYNSGTGVLTLSGNDTVANYLTVLKSITYNNSSDAPATTARSITFVASDGVNTSQVATTTVTMTAVNDAPSGTDKTITINEDATYTLTAADFGFSDVDGNAFNRVWIMTLPGAGQLKFNGSTFAANNWILKSDIDLGLLTYEPDPDDNGTNYAGFDFQVQDNGGTANGGVNRDPSSNTITFNVTAQNDDPTADLGGPYTINEGDSLSLDASGSGDVDGDTLTYRWDLDNDGLYDDLVTNNATESVSWATLYGLGVDDDGSYTIRLQVDDGKGGLVSSSTTVTVNNVAPTLTATGTATAGGGATYTLTLTDTDPGNDSISSWIVNWGDGSIDTYVGDPASVTHVYSSILAGLTFDITVSAIDEDGQYFNATMLAPAYGGEYVSQFSGYSGTSLGSFAPSTDGISGHASIVLMPNGNYLVSGVDSGNILKYQPDGTLVGDFVAASDPDLNNPGGIAYGPDGHLYVADYGAGKIVRFNGTTGAWIDDFVASGLSSPLGLQFGPDGKLYVANRGSAGVLRYDGITGALDTGFVVGSISGAEDLTFGSDGNIYVGSTSGVMRVNSTTGAISTFIANGTGGLGLAAGLDFGPDGNLYVADQNNNVIRRYDGSTGAYIDDYAAGIVGPAYPDFTPDLRVTVTNSNQSPTIATNTGTTVLEGSTANIITTAMLNEGDPDDDGIELTWTITSNVGNGTLRLNGSAIGLNDTFTQQDIDDNLLTYDHNGGETTSDAFDFSLADGGENGSTPVTGSFSFTVTPVNDAPTGSVTIDNTTPAQGDTLTASNTLADADGLGAITYTWKADGATVGTGTTYTLTEAEVGTVITVEASYTDGHGTNEVVASSATAAVTNVTRGSGFPHDEAEKMLADIFYSNTSDAIVNGTRDVTLVTLTDDGGGTDTATVNTISTVTLVAVNDAPVMSSVEGTALPYMENDGPMAITSTLTLSDVDNLNLTSATVQITGNYLSTEDVLSFSDTAQITGSWDSGTGTLTLTGPATVAQFQAALRLVSYENTSENPDTSPRTVSYTVSDGALNSIR, from the coding sequence GTGACTCACACGTATGCCTCAGGCGACATCGGTCGGACGTTTGACATTCTTGTCACGGCCACGGACGGAACCGGCGACCACTTCTCGAATGACCTGATCGTCGCCTCGGCATTCCTGACCGGAGAAGGGCTGTATCGTTACGCCGGTTCCGACGGCAGTTTCTCTCAGTTCTTCAGCGGTGCCGAGCTGACGAATGCGTACGCGGTCGTGATCGGTCCGGACGGCCTACTGTACGCCGCTGGACACGGGTCCGACAACGTCGTCCGCTACAACGCGGCAACCGGTGCCTTCGTGGATACATTTGTTGCCGCCGGCAGCGGAGGACTCGACCGAGCAGCCGGGCTGGCGTTCGGCGCGGACGGCAATCTGTATGTCAGCAGCCAGTTCACCGACGAGGTCCTGAAGTACGACGGAACAACCGGCACGTTTCTTGGAACCTTCGTGACCGCCGGCAGTGGTGGCGTCGATGCACCGACGGCGTTGCAGTTTCGCAGCGACGGCTATCTGTACGTGTCCAGCTACAACACCGATGCTATTCTGCGATACGACGCTGACACCGGTGCCTTTGTCGACACATTCGTGGCGACAGCCAGCGGCGGACTGAACGGGCCGGGAGATTTCGCGTTCGGTCCGGATGGCAATCTGTATGTCAGCGGTACGAACAGCGTTATCAAGCGATTCGACGGCTCGACGGGTGCCTTCATCGACGATTTTGTTGCCGTCGGCAGCGGCGGGCTCGGCGAATCGATCGGTCTGGAGTTCGGCCCGGACGGCAATCTGTACGTGTCCAATTTCACGCAGGACGAAATTCTCGTTTTCGACGGCTCGACGGGGACACTGATCGGCGACTACGTGAGTACGGGCACAGGCGGACTGGATGGACCGACATCGCTGGTCTTCGCACCGAATCACCAGGTGGCCGTGATTTCTCCGGCCCCCGTCCTCGATCTTGATGCCAATGATTCGGCCGCGTCCGGCCTTGATTTCGCGGCGAGCTGGACCGAAGGCGCCGGAGCGGTCTCGATTGTGGACAGCGACGCCACTCTGGACGATCCGGACAGCTCAAACCTGTCATCACTCACAGTGACAATTACCAATCAGCTCGACGGCATTGCAGAAGTTCTCGCAGTGAATACGAGTGGCACGAGCATCACGGCGATTTACAACTCGGGAACGGGCGTTCTGACGCTGAGCGGCAATGATACGGTTGCGAACTATCTGACGGTGCTCAAGTCGATCACGTACAACAATTCGTCCGACGCTCCAGCCACGACCGCTCGCAGCATCACATTTGTCGCCAGCGATGGAGTCAACACCAGTCAGGTTGCCACAACGACCGTGACAATGACGGCCGTCAATGACGCTCCGAGCGGCACTGACAAGACGATTACGATTAACGAAGACGCCACGTACACACTCACGGCAGCCGATTTTGGATTCAGCGACGTCGACGGCAATGCGTTCAATCGCGTCTGGATCATGACGCTGCCTGGAGCTGGGCAGCTCAAGTTCAACGGGTCGACGTTCGCGGCCAATAACTGGATTCTCAAGAGCGATATTGATTTGGGTCTGCTGACTTACGAACCGGATCCGGATGACAACGGCACGAATTACGCCGGCTTCGACTTCCAGGTGCAGGACAACGGCGGCACGGCCAACGGTGGCGTGAACCGTGATCCGAGCAGCAATACGATCACGTTCAATGTGACGGCTCAAAACGATGATCCCACGGCCGATCTCGGTGGACCGTACACGATCAATGAAGGCGATTCACTGAGTCTGGATGCAAGCGGTTCCGGTGACGTCGATGGCGATACGCTGACCTACCGCTGGGACCTGGACAATGACGGGCTTTACGACGACTTGGTTACCAACAACGCCACCGAATCGGTGAGCTGGGCGACATTGTATGGCCTGGGCGTTGACGATGATGGTTCGTATACGATCCGTCTGCAGGTGGACGATGGCAAGGGGGGACTCGTATCCTCGTCCACAACCGTCACCGTCAACAACGTCGCGCCGACGTTGACTGCGACCGGTACGGCGACCGCTGGTGGTGGAGCCACCTATACGCTGACTCTGACGGACACGGATCCCGGCAACGATTCCATCAGCAGTTGGATAGTCAACTGGGGCGATGGTTCGATTGACACGTATGTCGGCGATCCGGCCAGTGTGACTCACGTGTACTCGAGCATTCTCGCCGGACTGACCTTCGACATCACGGTTAGCGCGATTGACGAGGACGGTCAGTACTTCAATGCGACGATGCTGGCTCCGGCGTACGGTGGCGAATATGTGTCGCAGTTCAGCGGTTACAGCGGCACGTCGCTGGGCAGCTTCGCACCGTCGACGGACGGAATCAGTGGGCACGCGAGCATCGTGCTGATGCCAAATGGCAATTACCTGGTCAGCGGAGTCGATTCCGGCAACATTTTGAAATATCAGCCCGATGGAACTCTGGTTGGTGACTTCGTCGCGGCGAGTGACCCTGATCTGAACAATCCCGGCGGCATTGCTTACGGACCGGACGGCCATTTGTACGTCGCGGACTACGGCGCGGGAAAGATTGTGCGGTTCAACGGCACCACAGGTGCCTGGATCGATGACTTTGTGGCGTCCGGGCTGAGCAGTCCGCTGGGGCTGCAGTTTGGTCCGGATGGCAAGCTGTATGTGGCCAATCGAGGCAGTGCCGGAGTCCTGCGCTATGACGGCATCACGGGAGCGTTGGATACCGGTTTCGTGGTGGGCAGCATCAGCGGTGCGGAAGATCTGACGTTTGGTTCGGATGGCAACATTTACGTCGGCAGCACCAGCGGCGTGATGCGAGTGAACTCGACAACGGGCGCGATTTCGACGTTCATCGCCAACGGTACGGGCGGACTGGGGCTCGCGGCCGGTCTGGACTTCGGCCCGGATGGCAACCTGTACGTGGCTGATCAGAACAACAATGTCATTCGGCGATATGACGGTTCCACCGGAGCCTACATCGACGACTACGCAGCGGGCATTGTTGGCCCGGCGTATCCGGACTTCACGCCCGATCTTCGCGTGACCGTCACGAATTCCAACCAGTCACCGACGATTGCCACCAACACCGGAACAACGGTGCTGGAAGGTTCGACCGCGAATATCATCACGACAGCGATGCTGAATGAAGGCGACCCGGACGACGACGGAATCGAACTAACCTGGACGATCACGTCCAATGTCGGCAACGGCACGCTTAGGCTGAACGGTTCGGCGATCGGTCTGAACGACACGTTTACTCAGCAGGATATCGACGACAACCTGCTGACGTACGATCACAACGGCGGCGAAACGACGAGCGACGCCTTTGACTTTTCTCTGGCCGACGGCGGCGAAAACGGTTCGACTCCGGTGACGGGATCGTTCAGCTTTACCGTCACACCGGTCAACGACGCGCCCACCGGCTCGGTCACGATCGACAACACGACTCCGGCGCAGGGTGATACGCTGACAGCGAGCAACACGCTGGCGGATGCGGATGGTCTGGGCGCGATCACGTACACGTGGAAAGCCGATGGCGCAACGGTCGGCACCGGAACCACGTATACGCTGACGGAAGCGGAAGTGGGCACGGTCATCACGGTGGAAGCATCGTACACCGACGGCCACGGCACGAATGAAGTGGTGGCTTCCTCAGCGACGGCCGCGGTCACCAACGTCACGCGCGGCAGCGGCTTCCCGCATGACGAAGCGGAGAAAATGCTGGCCGACATCTTCTACAGCAACACCAGCGATGCGATCGTCAACGGAACTCGCGATGTCACTCTGGTGACGCTGACCGACGACGGTGGAGGCACAGATACGGCAACCGTGAATACGATATCGACCGTCACGCTGGTTGCCGTGAACGACGCACCGGTAATGTCATCCGTCGAAGGTACGGCTCTGCCGTACATGGAAAACGACGGGCCGATGGCGATCACCTCGACACTGACACTCAGCGACGTCGACAATCTGAATCTGACGTCGGCAACGGTGCAGATCACCGGCAATTATCTGAGCACGGAAGACGTTCTTTCGTTTTCCGACACGGCTCAGATCACCGGTTCGTGGGATTCCGGAACCGGTACTCTGACACTGACCGGACCGGCCACGGTCGCTCAGTTTCAGGCGGCTCTGCGTCTGGTGAGCTACGAAAACACGAGCGAGAATCCGGACACGAGTCCGCGTACAGTCAGCTACACCGTCAGCGACGGCGCGTTGAATTCAATACGCTGA
- a CDS encoding choice-of-anchor Q domain-containing protein has protein sequence MLRETSPAAGHNIIESSSGFTLAGTDFSGAITLPAVSTDSVTGHSYYVVSAGGQAQDGGNPTGAPSTDIRGFVRDSAPDIGSYELNTAPVLDNTGARL, from the coding sequence ATGCTAAGGGAAACATCACCAGCTGCCGGACACAACATTATTGAGTCCTCCTCCGGATTTACTTTGGCCGGGACGGACTTTTCCGGGGCGATCACGCTGCCGGCAGTCTCAACAGATTCCGTCACCGGCCATTCCTACTACGTCGTGAGTGCCGGTGGACAGGCTCAGGACGGTGGCAATCCTACTGGAGCACCGTCAACAGACATTCGCGGTTTTGTGCGTGACTCCGCACCGGACATTGGTTCGTACGAACTGAATACGGCTCCGGTACTCGACAACACCGGGGCCCGGCTCTGA
- a CDS encoding DUF4347 domain-containing protein, with protein MSIRSLIRQTQLLLEQGLYASRCAMVDKSAPRASGSPRTRRTHPAQRISGGRCCSSGRCKRCRFTAGTHRRTRFRSVGVLRNFWTSWPTWPCRLKPRRRTAPTHPRLPLTSEPNPSTLGTRLHRRLRRWNRRPACRSPRRSRCRRHTQTGSRRPGFLTGRYRSNHVAALLNHTDVTGIHIVSHGTEGHVRLGSTTLSLENVDTYRNAISAWQYSMSDTADILIYGCNVAASEDGRQLLNQLSVLTDSDVAASDDLTGHESQGGDWDLEYSVGLVTTQSVFSSDFEDEWQWVLNTYTVTTTVDENNGTGALSLREAIIAANASPGADTIELGVGTYVLSRIGDGENAASLGDLDISGQITITGQGVTNTIIDASAMSDRIFELTGTGNLTLSGMKIIGGAGDTYAGGAVDNNGGSLTVTDVVFDGNNVGNADGGTIYSTGTTVLNRVTILNSSAINGGAINVSGGTATLTNVTISSSTATFDGAAVRVNAGSATINFSTIAGNTATSGHGGGVYASGAGTITINSSVLADNTAAFCRLRC; from the coding sequence ATGTCCATTCGGTCGCTAATCCGACAGACACAACTGCTGCTTGAGCAGGGGCTTTACGCTTCGCGCTGCGCGATGGTCGACAAGTCCGCTCCGCGAGCTTCCGGATCTCCTCGCACTCGAAGAACGCATCCTGCTCAGCGCATCTCCGGCGGCCGTTGTTGCAGCTCCGGTCGATGCAAACGCTGCCGATTCACAGCCGGAACTCATCGACGCACCCGATTCCGGTCAGTTGGAGTCCTCAGGAATTTCTGGACATCGTGGCCGACCTGGCCCTGCCGGCTCAAACCACGCCGACGGACAGCACCGACGCATCCGAGACTGCCACTGACTTCGGAGCCGAATCCGTCAACACTCGGAACTCGTCTTCATCGACGACTCCGTCGATGGAATCGACGACCTGCTTGCCGATCTCCGCGACGAAGCCGCTGCCGACGACACACGCAAACTGGAAGTCGTCGTCCTGGATTCCTCACGGGACGGTATCGCTCAAATCACGTCGCTGCACTACTGAACCACACCGACGTCACCGGAATCCACATTGTGTCCCACGGTACCGAAGGACACGTTCGGCTGGGATCGACAACGCTTTCGCTGGAAAACGTCGACACGTACCGCAACGCCATCAGTGCGTGGCAGTATTCAATGTCGGACACGGCCGACATTCTGATCTATGGCTGTAACGTCGCGGCTTCGGAGGACGGACGGCAACTGCTGAATCAACTGAGCGTCCTGACTGACAGCGACGTGGCGGCCAGTGATGACCTGACCGGCCACGAATCGCAGGGCGGCGACTGGGACCTGGAATACAGCGTTGGTCTTGTGACGACACAGTCCGTCTTCAGTTCCGATTTCGAAGACGAATGGCAATGGGTGCTGAACACGTACACCGTCACGACAACGGTGGATGAAAACAACGGCACAGGTGCCTTGTCACTGCGAGAAGCCATCATTGCCGCAAACGCCAGCCCGGGAGCAGATACGATCGAGCTGGGAGTCGGCACGTATGTTCTGTCGCGAATTGGCGACGGTGAAAACGCCGCTTCGCTGGGTGACCTGGATATCTCCGGTCAGATCACCATCACCGGACAGGGCGTGACGAATACGATCATCGACGCTTCGGCCATGTCGGATCGAATTTTCGAACTGACAGGGACGGGAAATCTGACACTGTCCGGAATGAAGATCATTGGCGGGGCCGGTGACACGTATGCCGGGGGAGCCGTCGACAACAACGGCGGTTCGCTGACTGTCACGGATGTTGTTTTCGATGGGAATAACGTTGGCAATGCCGATGGTGGGACGATCTACAGCACCGGAACAACGGTTTTGAATCGGGTCACGATTCTGAACTCTTCCGCCATAAATGGTGGAGCGATCAATGTGTCGGGTGGTACCGCGACGCTGACAAACGTGACCATAAGCAGCAGCACCGCAACGTTCGATGGCGCTGCGGTTCGGGTGAATGCCGGGTCTGCGACGATCAACTTTTCAACGATTGCCGGCAACACGGCCACCAGTGGCCACGGCGGAGGTGTCTACGCGTCCGGTGCGGGAACGATCACGATCAACAGTTCAGTACTTGCTGATAACACGGCGGCCTTCTGCAGGTTACGATGCTAA
- a CDS encoding helix-turn-helix transcriptional regulator, which produces MNALGHTVNHSEQCCTVLQCLSQQSAGIWCLLDVDTCEIKLCSQSFRRFWNLPDTSESRLRQRVTATQIEQARLADSWSNWLPSLPELLAEAASLSMFDGGARSLRDFVRCEDVVEHGMIVSGRMVTIEPPGVFCMTPEQCETIRRTQTRLKLLSDREAEVLRLVCDGLTNTAVARRLGISHKTVEKHRASIMSKMQLRSIPELVHGITLAQLTTC; this is translated from the coding sequence ATGAACGCGTTGGGCCATACCGTCAACCACTCAGAACAATGCTGCACCGTCCTGCAGTGCCTGTCACAGCAATCCGCCGGAATCTGGTGTCTGCTGGACGTGGATACCTGCGAGATCAAGCTGTGCTCGCAATCATTTCGCAGGTTCTGGAATCTGCCGGACACGTCGGAATCCCGGTTGCGGCAGCGCGTCACCGCCACACAAATCGAACAGGCACGGCTGGCTGATAGTTGGTCGAACTGGCTGCCCTCGCTGCCTGAACTGCTTGCGGAAGCCGCCAGCCTGTCAATGTTCGATGGAGGGGCTCGAAGCCTCCGGGATTTCGTCCGCTGCGAGGACGTTGTCGAACACGGAATGATTGTCTCCGGCAGAATGGTGACGATTGAGCCCCCTGGTGTCTTTTGCATGACCCCGGAGCAGTGCGAAACGATCCGTCGGACGCAAACACGGCTCAAACTTTTGTCCGATCGCGAAGCGGAAGTCCTGCGCCTGGTGTGTGACGGCCTGACTAACACAGCCGTCGCCCGGCGACTTGGCATCAGCCACAAGACCGTCGAAAAACACCGCGCCAGCATCATGTCGAAAATGCAGCTTCGCAGTATTCCGGAACTCGTCCACGGTATCACGCTGGCTCAACTGACCACCTGCTGA
- a CDS encoding ABC transporter permease subunit, with protein sequence MNETPRTSSTVSAKFLLPLTVLLAAIGTWQLLIVLTNVSPIVVPTPASVAAASFRMVNELSAATLRTAAAAGMGLAGSSVLGVLTAFGFAQSKLVRMALYPYAILLQTVPIIAVAPIVIISFGRGFHSVALVALIISVFPVITSTTTGLLQVDANLLDLFRLHSATWWQLLFRLRMPSALPYIISGVRIASGTAVVGAIVGEFFVGSSQPGLGALIQQKSAGFLMDELYATVICSAALGVAFFATITLGGETLLNRRFGTSLEGRR encoded by the coding sequence TTGAACGAAACTCCCAGGACATCCTCAACGGTTTCCGCAAAGTTCCTGTTGCCGCTGACCGTGCTGCTGGCCGCAATTGGTACCTGGCAGTTGCTGATTGTGTTGACGAATGTGTCGCCGATCGTCGTGCCGACGCCGGCTTCTGTCGCCGCCGCTTCATTCCGCATGGTGAACGAGCTTTCCGCCGCGACACTTCGCACCGCCGCAGCCGCCGGCATGGGACTCGCCGGAAGCTCCGTCCTGGGAGTCCTGACCGCGTTCGGATTCGCCCAGTCGAAGCTGGTACGGATGGCGTTGTATCCGTACGCCATTCTGCTGCAGACCGTGCCGATCATTGCCGTGGCTCCGATCGTCATCATTTCCTTCGGACGCGGCTTTCACAGCGTGGCACTGGTGGCGCTGATCATCAGCGTATTTCCGGTCATCACCAGTACCACCACTGGATTGCTGCAGGTTGACGCAAACCTGCTGGACTTGTTCCGGCTGCATTCGGCGACGTGGTGGCAGTTGCTTTTCCGGCTGCGGATGCCGTCGGCATTGCCGTATATCATCAGCGGCGTCCGGATCGCCAGCGGAACGGCGGTCGTCGGCGCGATCGTGGGTGAGTTCTTCGTCGGGTCCAGCCAGCCGGGGCTCGGTGCGCTGATTCAGCAGAAAAGCGCCGGGTTTCTGATGGACGAACTCTATGCCACCGTGATCTGTTCGGCCGCTCTGGGTGTGGCCTTCTTTGCGACGATCACGCTGGGCGGCGAAACGCTCCTGAACCGCCGGTTCGGAACCAGCCTGGAAGGCCGCCGGTAG
- a CDS encoding ATP-binding cassette domain-containing protein — protein sequence MTSRCASFGQLRGHSKVFGCPVAKAAVPPNPKSSAFTASKSDLTKLTEPCCSFPHSPVRRGEFVTIVGPSGCGKSTVLRLIAGLLPPTRGTVSVNPDPDSVRCRIGFVFQDATLLPWRTAVGNVLLPAELGARATPPAGNTPFALRLAGLPDSDADKRPGQLSGGMRMRVSLARALVTEPKLLLLDEPFAALDDILRSQLQQEVRRIHNQCDVTTVLVTHNIHEAVFMSDRVLVMGGSRQPSSVKSRWTFRNAESTSSGRRRSSCNSSAGSWSHCTSEFPTATVPPMPYQVNVSLTGSLSDSHRQLPTSRLIPD from the coding sequence ATGACATCGCGTTGCGCGTCGTTCGGTCAACTTCGCGGACACAGTAAGGTCTTCGGATGTCCAGTCGCGAAGGCAGCGGTGCCGCCGAATCCGAAGTCGTCAGCTTTCACAGCGTCGAAGTCAGATTTAACGAAGCTGACCGAACCGTGCTGCAGCTTCCCGCACTCTCCGGTCCGCCGCGGCGAATTCGTCACGATCGTGGGACCGTCCGGCTGCGGCAAATCCACCGTTTTGCGGCTCATCGCCGGACTGCTGCCGCCGACTCGCGGGACCGTGTCCGTCAACCCCGACCCGGATTCCGTTCGGTGCCGAATCGGGTTCGTCTTTCAGGACGCCACGCTGTTGCCATGGCGAACGGCCGTCGGAAACGTGCTCCTTCCCGCGGAACTGGGAGCCCGCGCGACCCCGCCAGCCGGGAACACGCCGTTCGCGCTGCGACTGGCGGGATTGCCCGACAGCGACGCCGACAAGCGCCCCGGACAACTTTCGGGCGGCATGAGAATGCGAGTCTCACTGGCTCGAGCGCTGGTCACGGAACCAAAGCTGCTGTTGCTGGACGAACCCTTCGCCGCTCTGGACGACATCCTGCGATCGCAGTTGCAGCAGGAAGTCAGACGAATCCACAACCAGTGTGACGTGACAACTGTGCTGGTGACTCACAACATTCACGAAGCGGTCTTCATGAGCGACCGGGTGCTGGTGATGGGAGGCAGCCGGCAACCATCGTCGGTGAAATCCCGGTGGACCTTCCGGAACGCCGAGTCGACCAGCAGCGGACGTCGCCGGAGTTCATGCAATTCGTCCGCCGGGTCATGGAGTCACTGCACGTCTGAATTTCCAACGGCAACTGTGCCCCCGATGCCGTACCAGGTGAACGTCAGCCTGACCGGTTCCCTTTCGGATTCACACCGCCAACTCCCAACGTCACGCCTGATTCCGGATTGA
- a CDS encoding DUF6298 domain-containing protein produces MDEPVSASPSLCRCGLKFLLLAALAVLLPPNVRAQTTDAQFLALHPENPHYFQWRGRPTILVTSGEHYGALLNLDFDYTAYLKELHRHGLNHTRTFSGVYREDSQAFQITENTLAPLPNRYISPWARSDQPGYHGGGNRFDLTKWDPAYFERLRDFMTMAAEQGVVVELTLFCPMYNDSMWNDCPMKAANNVNGIGNCDREEVYTAKHRDLLDVQLDFTRKIVSELRDFGNLYYEVCNEPYFGGVTMQWQHTIVDAIVEAEREFPRKHLISMNIANGRQKVDQPHPAVSIFNFHYCVPPDTVAMNYGLNKVIGENETGFRGSSDVLYRTEGWDFLLAGGGLYNNLDYSFSAKHPDGSLTGYNSPGEAVSNCEGSSES; encoded by the coding sequence ATGGACGAACCTGTTTCCGCCAGTCCTTCGTTATGCCGATGCGGCCTGAAATTTCTGTTGCTGGCGGCGCTGGCCGTCCTGCTGCCGCCAAACGTCCGAGCTCAGACGACCGACGCGCAGTTCCTCGCGCTGCACCCGGAAAATCCTCACTATTTTCAGTGGCGGGGACGGCCGACGATTCTGGTCACGTCCGGCGAACACTATGGCGCCCTGCTGAACCTGGACTTCGACTACACCGCCTATCTGAAGGAACTGCACCGGCACGGTCTGAACCATACGCGGACGTTTTCCGGCGTGTACCGCGAAGATTCCCAGGCGTTTCAAATCACGGAAAACACGCTCGCACCGCTGCCGAATCGTTACATCAGCCCGTGGGCTCGCAGCGACCAGCCCGGTTACCATGGCGGCGGCAATCGCTTCGATCTGACGAAATGGGACCCCGCCTACTTCGAACGACTTCGCGACTTCATGACGATGGCTGCGGAACAAGGGGTCGTCGTGGAACTCACGCTGTTCTGCCCGATGTACAACGATTCGATGTGGAACGACTGCCCGATGAAAGCGGCCAACAACGTCAACGGCATCGGCAACTGCGACCGCGAAGAAGTTTACACAGCGAAGCACCGTGACCTGCTGGACGTGCAGCTCGACTTCACTCGCAAAATCGTTAGCGAACTTCGCGACTTCGGCAATCTGTACTACGAAGTCTGCAACGAACCGTACTTCGGCGGAGTCACCATGCAATGGCAGCACACCATCGTCGACGCCATCGTCGAAGCGGAACGTGAATTCCCGCGAAAGCATCTGATTTCCATGAACATTGCAAACGGCCGGCAGAAGGTCGACCAGCCGCACCCGGCCGTTTCAATCTTCAATTTCCACTACTGTGTGCCGCCGGACACCGTGGCCATGAATTACGGACTGAACAAAGTCATCGGTGAAAATGAGACCGGCTTTCGAGGTTCCAGCGATGTTCTCTACCGCACCGAAGGCTGGGATTTTCTGCTGGCTGGAGGAGGCCTGTACAACAACCTTGACTATTCATTCTCCGCGAAACACCCGGACGGTTCGCTGACCGGCTACAACTCTCCGGGGGAGGCAGTGTCGAATTGCGAAGGCAGCTCGGAATCCTGA